A genomic segment from Papaver somniferum cultivar HN1 unplaced genomic scaffold, ASM357369v1 unplaced-scaffold_3, whole genome shotgun sequence encodes:
- the LOC113341561 gene encoding uncharacterized protein LOC113341561, translated as MVPQILTHRGGLLPEVNQDNVRDVIQDVNEEVMENDDEEETDDEEEQGNEGVEQKREDVENVDEEELGSDKEGEGQEEEDDEEAETMKRRKRMDPTYGTPNDGGATLFGYKHSWAAKIYASKDHKDAVHVTKRQKASKWDLYKECAEFQAKVKECVLYKATELAHADFDVVAVSAFLERHYPETYTMHLLFGEMAITPDDCHHITGLPLEGKCLREGYNLSMSYEALEALAQKFLGWDARKSQCEFRRSVRSPKKGDEYNAYEANGAKKKTVKKFKLVKLKAAFSEIKKKVEKEKLVMDAETLRHHVTAYWL; from the exons ATGGTACCACAAATACTAACACATAGAGGGGGCTTGTTACCCGAAGTCAACCAAGATAATGTTCGTGATGTAATTCAAGATGTCAATGAAGAGGTgatggagaatgatgatgaagaagagactgatgatgaagaagagcaaggaAATGAAGGGGTTGAACAAAAAAGAGAAGATGTTGAGAATGTAGACGAAGAAGAACTAGGATCtgacaaagaaggagaaggacaagaGGAGGAAGACGATGAAGAGGCGGAgacgatgaagaggaggaagagga TggacccaacttatggtactccaaatgaTGGAGGGGCAACATTGTTTGGGTACAAACACTCATGGGCTGCGAAGATCTATGCGTCAAAG GATCATAAGGATGCAGTTCATGTTACTAAACGTCAAAAGGCGTCCAAATGGGATCTTTATAAGGAGTGTGCCGAGTTTCAAGCGAAGGTTAAAGAATGTGTGTTATACAAAGCTACTGAGTTAGCACATGCTGATTTTGACGTTGTTGCCGTATCCGCATTTCTCGAGAGGCATTATCCTGAGACATATACAATGCATCTTCTATTCGGCGAGATGGCAATTACTCCCGATGATTGCCATCATATCACCGGCCTACCATTGGAAGGTAAATGTCTTCGAGAAGGCTACAACCTCTCGATGAGTTATGAAGCTCTTGAAGCATTGGCTCAAAAATTTCTAGGATGGGATGCAAGAAAGTCtcaatgtgagtttagacgttCAGTGAGGTCCCCTAAAAAAGGCGATGAGTATAATGCATATGAGGCAAATGGAGCAAAAAAGAAGACGGTGAAGAAATTCAAGTTGGTTAAGTTGAAGGCAGCATTTTCTGAGATCAAAAAGAAGGTGGAGAAAGAAAAGTTGGTGATGGACGCGGAGACCCTTAGGCATCATGTCACCGCTTATTGGTTATAA